In Streptomyces sp. NBC_00414, a single window of DNA contains:
- the argH gene encoding argininosuccinate lyase yields MSSNSGDVRLWGGRFADGPAEALAKLSASVHFDWRLAPYDIAGSRAHARVLHKAHLLDDDELNRMLAGLDRLETAVADGSFVGTVADEDVHTALERGLLEQLGPDLGGKLRAGRSRNDQVATLFRMYLRDHARIIGGLIADLQDALVGLAEAHPDVAMPGRTHLQHAQPVLFAHHVLAHAQALSRDAERLRQWDERTAVSPYGSGALAGSSLGLDPESVAKDLGFENGSVGNSIDGTASRDFAAEFAFITAMIGVNLSRIAEEVIIWNTKEFSFVTLHDAFSTGSSIMPQKKNPDIAELARGKSGRLIGNLTGLMATLKALPLAYNRDLQEDKEPVFDSCDQLEVLLPAFTGMMATLTINRERMEELAPAGFSLATDIAEWLVKQGVPFRVAHEVAGECVKVAEADGIELDGLTDEQFAKISAHLTPEVRSVLNVPGALASRDARGGTAPSAVAVQLTEVKSDVALQHGWAAAKTKR; encoded by the coding sequence GTGAGCAGCAACAGTGGTGACGTACGGCTCTGGGGCGGCCGGTTCGCCGATGGTCCCGCCGAGGCCCTGGCGAAGCTGTCCGCGTCCGTCCACTTCGACTGGCGGCTGGCGCCCTACGACATCGCCGGTTCGCGTGCCCACGCGCGTGTGCTGCACAAGGCGCACCTCCTCGACGACGACGAGCTGAACCGCATGCTTGCGGGCCTCGACCGGCTGGAGACCGCCGTCGCGGACGGCTCCTTCGTCGGCACCGTCGCCGACGAGGACGTCCACACCGCCCTGGAGCGCGGGCTCCTGGAGCAGCTCGGCCCGGACCTCGGCGGCAAGCTGCGCGCGGGCCGCTCGCGCAACGACCAGGTGGCCACGCTCTTCCGTATGTACCTGCGCGACCACGCCCGGATCATCGGCGGACTGATCGCCGATCTCCAGGACGCGCTGGTCGGTCTGGCGGAGGCGCACCCGGACGTCGCGATGCCCGGCCGCACCCACCTCCAGCACGCCCAGCCGGTGCTGTTCGCCCACCATGTCCTGGCCCACGCGCAGGCACTCTCCCGGGACGCCGAGCGGCTGCGGCAGTGGGACGAGCGGACCGCGGTGTCGCCGTACGGCTCCGGTGCGCTCGCGGGCAGCAGCCTCGGGCTCGACCCGGAGTCGGTCGCCAAGGACCTCGGCTTCGAGAACGGCAGCGTCGGCAACTCCATCGACGGCACGGCTTCCCGTGACTTCGCCGCGGAGTTCGCCTTCATCACCGCGATGATCGGTGTCAACCTCTCCCGGATCGCCGAGGAGGTCATCATCTGGAACACGAAGGAGTTCTCCTTCGTCACCCTCCACGACGCCTTCTCCACCGGCTCGTCGATCATGCCGCAGAAGAAGAACCCGGACATCGCGGAGCTGGCGCGCGGCAAGAGCGGTCGCCTGATCGGCAACCTGACGGGTCTGATGGCCACGCTGAAGGCGCTGCCCCTCGCCTACAACCGTGACCTGCAGGAGGACAAGGAGCCGGTCTTCGACTCCTGCGACCAGCTGGAGGTCCTGCTGCCGGCCTTCACCGGGATGATGGCCACGCTGACGATCAACCGGGAGCGCATGGAGGAGCTGGCACCTGCCGGTTTCTCGCTCGCCACCGACATCGCCGAGTGGCTGGTCAAGCAGGGGGTGCCGTTCCGGGTCGCGCACGAGGTCGCGGGGGAGTGCGTGAAGGTAGCCGAGGCGGACGGCATCGAACTCGACGGGCTCACCGATGAGCAGTTCGCGAAGATCTCGGCGCATCTCACGCCGGAGGTGCGGTCGGTCCTGAACGTGCCGGGTGCGCTGGCGTCGCGCGACGCGCGTGGTGGTACGGCTCCGAGCGCGGTCGCCGTCCAACTCACCGAGGTGAAGTCGGACGTGGCGCTCCAGCACGGGTGGGCCGCGGCGAAGACCAAGCGGTAG
- a CDS encoding aldo/keto reductase, translating to MPFARLASATTPTCHLGLGLAAVGRPGYITLGRAHDLGEDRSVEALRTRTHELLDAAYAQGVRYFDAARSYGRSEEFLAGWLRARPAVDDIVVGSKWGYTYTADWRTDAEAHEVKDHSLATYERQRAESAELLGDRLDLYQIHSVTPESPALTDKELHAELAEAAARGLTVGFSTSGPAQADAIRAALAVTVGSEPLFRTVQATYNVLDTSAGPALAEAREAGLTVIIKEGMANGRLADPHAPAAVRAIAEEAGVGSDAVALAFVLRRPWAGVVLSGAATTNQLASNLHAAVVDLDDEQAARLDTLAEEPGMYWERRGQLPWH from the coding sequence ATGCCCTTCGCCCGACTGGCCTCAGCAACAACCCCCACCTGCCACCTCGGACTGGGCCTCGCCGCGGTGGGCCGCCCCGGCTACATCACCCTCGGCCGCGCCCACGACCTCGGAGAGGACCGCAGCGTCGAAGCGCTGCGCACCCGCACCCACGAACTCCTCGACGCCGCCTACGCCCAGGGCGTGCGCTACTTCGACGCCGCCCGCTCGTACGGCCGTTCGGAGGAGTTCCTCGCAGGCTGGCTGCGGGCGCGGCCGGCCGTCGACGACATCGTCGTCGGCAGCAAGTGGGGCTACACCTACACGGCCGACTGGCGTACCGACGCCGAGGCCCACGAGGTCAAGGACCACAGCCTCGCCACGTACGAGAGGCAGCGCGCCGAGAGCGCGGAACTGCTCGGCGACCGGCTCGACCTCTACCAGATCCACTCGGTCACACCCGAGAGCCCGGCCCTCACAGACAAGGAACTGCACGCCGAGCTGGCCGAGGCGGCGGCCCGGGGCCTGACCGTCGGGTTCTCCACCAGCGGCCCCGCCCAGGCCGACGCGATCCGCGCAGCCCTCGCCGTGACGGTCGGTTCGGAACCCCTCTTCCGGACCGTCCAGGCCACGTACAACGTCCTGGACACCTCCGCCGGGCCCGCGCTCGCGGAAGCACGCGAGGCCGGACTCACCGTGATCATCAAGGAGGGCATGGCCAACGGCCGTCTCGCCGACCCGCACGCGCCGGCCGCGGTGCGCGCCATCGCCGAGGAGGCGGGCGTCGGCTCCGACGCGGTCGCCCTCGCCTTCGTCCTGCGCCGCCCCTGGGCGGGCGTGGTCCTCTCCGGCGCGGCCACCACCAACCAGCTCGCGTCCAACCTGCACGCGGCGGTCGTCGACCTCGACGACGAACAGGCGGCCCGGCTCGACACGCTGGCCGAGGAGCCGGGCATGTACTGGGAGCGCCGCGGACAGCTCCCCTGGCACTGA
- a CDS encoding TetR/AcrR family transcriptional regulator gives MAVDREHVLRTAAALLTRKSTATTDEVAKAAGISRATLHRHFAGRDALVRALEELGIQECEAALDAARLDDGTAREAVRRLVGEFESAAGLLGFLYTENQLFEGEGQNEGWSRIDARIAALFRRGQESGEFRIDLTPAWLTEALYGLFASGAWAVSEGRVAAKDFQYMIVELLLGGALRRDAS, from the coding sequence ATGGCCGTCGATCGTGAACACGTGCTGCGCACCGCAGCCGCCCTGCTGACCCGGAAATCCACCGCGACCACGGACGAGGTCGCCAAGGCGGCCGGGATCAGCCGGGCGACCCTGCACCGCCACTTCGCGGGACGGGACGCCCTCGTGCGTGCGCTCGAAGAGCTGGGCATCCAGGAGTGCGAGGCCGCGCTGGACGCGGCACGGCTCGACGACGGCACCGCCCGGGAGGCCGTACGCCGTCTGGTGGGCGAGTTCGAGAGTGCCGCGGGCCTGCTCGGCTTCCTCTACACCGAGAACCAGCTGTTCGAGGGCGAGGGGCAGAACGAGGGCTGGTCCCGGATCGACGCCCGGATCGCCGCGCTGTTCCGGCGGGGCCAGGAGAGCGGTGAGTTCCGTATCGACCTGACCCCGGCCTGGCTCACCGAAGCCCTCTACGGGCTCTTCGCCTCAGGGGCGTGGGCCGTGAGCGAGGGCCGGGTGGCGGCCAAGGACTTCCAGTACATGATCGTCGAGCTGCTGCTCGGCGGCGCACTACGGAGAGATGCATCATGA
- a CDS encoding MFS transporter, with protein MTSTLRPASVAEAEKRPGRWLALSVLVLAVLLVAVDATVLGLATPYISEDLKPSGNQLLWIGDVYSFVIAGLLVSMGSLGDRVGRKKLLLVGSVAFGLISVLNAYASTPELLIVARALLGVAGATLMPATLALIRNLFHDPRERSLAIGIWGATASAGTAVGPVLGGFLLEHFWWGSVFLINLPVMAVLVLVGVKLLPESRNPEPGPWDLVSVVLSLVGMVGIVYGIKEAASHGPNLTAGAAALLGAAALYGFVRRQLTLPVPLLNMRLFRHRGFSGAVLADLLTILGLSGVVFFLSQYLQLVQGRGPLEAGLAELPAAVGAVAAGLVAGTFARRYSVRAVVAGGLAAIGLALGALTVLDQSTGYPLLGAALLVVGVGAGFSFTVTADVILSSVPKEQAGAASAVSETAYELGAALGIALLGSIVTGVYAGFTAPAGTPQDVADAAHESLGGAVEASSALPTPEPLLDAARTAFVDGIALAAGLGALVLLAASAAAWVLLRGQKLDNGAEHP; from the coding sequence ATGACCAGCACCCTGCGGCCGGCGTCCGTGGCGGAGGCGGAGAAGCGACCGGGCCGTTGGCTCGCGCTCTCCGTCCTCGTCCTCGCCGTGCTGCTGGTGGCCGTCGACGCGACCGTCCTCGGTCTCGCGACCCCCTACATCAGCGAGGACCTGAAGCCCTCCGGCAACCAGCTCCTGTGGATCGGTGACGTCTACTCGTTCGTCATCGCCGGTCTGCTCGTCTCCATGGGCAGCCTCGGCGACCGCGTCGGCCGCAAGAAGCTGCTGCTCGTGGGCTCGGTCGCGTTCGGCCTGATATCCGTGCTCAACGCGTACGCGAGCACGCCCGAACTGCTGATCGTGGCGCGGGCGTTGCTCGGTGTCGCGGGTGCCACGCTGATGCCCGCCACCCTCGCCCTGATCCGCAACCTCTTCCACGACCCGCGCGAACGCAGCCTCGCCATCGGCATCTGGGGCGCCACCGCCTCGGCCGGCACCGCGGTCGGCCCCGTCCTCGGCGGCTTCCTGCTCGAACACTTCTGGTGGGGCTCGGTCTTCCTGATCAACCTGCCCGTGATGGCGGTCCTCGTCCTGGTCGGCGTGAAGCTGCTGCCGGAGTCCCGCAACCCCGAGCCCGGCCCCTGGGACCTCGTCAGCGTCGTACTGTCCCTCGTCGGCATGGTGGGCATCGTGTACGGCATCAAGGAGGCCGCGTCCCACGGCCCGAACCTGACGGCGGGCGCGGCGGCCCTGCTGGGCGCGGCGGCGTTGTACGGCTTCGTACGCCGCCAACTGACGCTCCCCGTCCCGCTCCTGAACATGCGGCTGTTCCGCCACCGCGGCTTCTCCGGAGCCGTGCTCGCGGACCTGCTGACCATCCTCGGCCTGTCCGGAGTGGTCTTCTTCCTCTCGCAGTACCTGCAACTCGTGCAGGGCCGCGGACCGTTGGAGGCCGGACTCGCCGAACTGCCCGCCGCGGTGGGCGCGGTGGCGGCGGGCCTCGTAGCCGGGACGTTCGCGCGCCGCTACTCGGTACGTGCCGTGGTGGCGGGCGGTCTCGCCGCGATCGGGCTCGCCCTGGGCGCGCTGACCGTACTGGACCAGTCCACCGGCTATCCGCTCCTCGGGGCGGCCCTGCTGGTGGTCGGCGTCGGCGCGGGCTTCTCGTTCACCGTGACCGCCGACGTGATCCTCTCCAGCGTGCCCAAGGAACAGGCGGGCGCGGCGTCCGCCGTCTCCGAGACGGCTTACGAACTGGGGGCGGCCCTCGGTATCGCGCTGCTCGGCTCGATCGTCACGGGCGTCTACGCCGGCTTCACGGCACCCGCGGGTACGCCGCAGGACGTGGCCGACGCGGCGCACGAGTCCCTCGGCGGAGCGGTGGAGGCCTCCTCGGCCCTGCCCACCCCCGAGCCGCTCCTCGACGCGGCCCGCACGGCCTTCGTCGACGGCATCGCCCTCGCGGCGGGCCTGGGCGCCCTGGTCCTACTGGCCGCGTCGGCAGCGGCCTGGGTACTGCTGCGTGGGCAGAAGCTGGACAACGGGGCTGAACACCCGTAG
- a CDS encoding lysophospholipid acyltransferase family protein: MSRFALIKAVLGPIMRLMFRPRVEGAERIPGTGPVILAGNHLTFIDSMIMPLFCDRQVFFIGKDEYVTGKGLKGRLMAWFFTGCGMIPVDRDGGRGGVAALMTGRRVLEEGKVFSIYPEGTRSPDGRLYRGRTGIARLALMTGAPVVPFAIIGTDKIQPGGAGFPRPGRVTVRFGEAMEFSRYEGMDRDRYVLRAVTDSVMAEVMRLSGQEYVDMYATKAKEAA, encoded by the coding sequence TTGTCCCGCTTCGCGCTCATCAAGGCAGTGCTCGGACCGATCATGCGCCTGATGTTCCGCCCACGGGTGGAGGGTGCGGAGCGCATCCCGGGCACGGGTCCGGTCATCCTCGCCGGAAACCATCTCACGTTCATCGACTCGATGATCATGCCGCTGTTCTGCGACCGTCAGGTCTTCTTCATCGGCAAGGACGAGTACGTCACCGGCAAGGGCCTCAAGGGCCGTCTGATGGCCTGGTTCTTCACCGGCTGCGGCATGATCCCGGTCGACCGGGACGGCGGCCGCGGCGGTGTCGCGGCGCTGATGACGGGCCGCCGGGTGCTGGAGGAGGGCAAGGTCTTCAGCATCTACCCGGAGGGCACCCGCTCCCCCGACGGCCGGCTCTACCGTGGCCGCACCGGTATCGCCCGGCTGGCGCTGATGACCGGCGCGCCCGTGGTCCCGTTCGCCATCATCGGCACGGACAAGATCCAGCCCGGTGGTGCCGGGTTCCCCCGCCCCGGACGGGTCACCGTCCGCTTCGGCGAGGCGATGGAGTTCTCGCGGTACGAGGGCATGGACCGTGACCGCTATGTGCTGCGGGCCGTGACGGACTCCGTGATGGCCGAGGTCATGCGGCTGTCCGGGCAGGAGTACGTGGACATGTACGCCACCAAGGCCAAGGAAGCGGCTTAG
- a CDS encoding glycerophosphodiester phosphodiesterase, whose translation MGTHGTQGTQGPNEGRTGGITPGRRALLGAAVLGAGGAVLGLPATARADDKHGGGGYRSLPKPTIIGHRGASGYRPEHTLGSYQLALDLGAHVIEAGDLVPTKDGHLVCRHEPEIGGTTDVSAHPEFAGRKVTKLLDGVSTTGWFTEDFTLAELKTLRAKERIPANRPHNTLYDGRWEIPTFEEVLRWRDEQSRKLGRQVWIYPELKHPTYFRKLGLGLEERVAKVLRRHGLDKKNSPVILQSFEPTSVQRLNKLVDNALVVLLSAANTRPWDFVETGDPRTVADLVKPAGLKQIASYAQGIGPTLDLIILKDASGNLTTPTTLVRDAHAEGLILHPYTMRNENPFLPANFRKGTDADAYGDVFGAFATYFATGIDGVFTDNPDTGILAREDFLKKN comes from the coding sequence ATGGGCACGCACGGGACGCAAGGGACACAGGGGCCGAACGAGGGCCGCACCGGGGGAATCACCCCGGGACGACGCGCACTGCTCGGGGCCGCGGTCCTCGGCGCCGGCGGAGCGGTCCTCGGACTGCCGGCCACGGCGAGAGCCGACGACAAGCACGGAGGCGGCGGCTACCGGAGCCTGCCCAAGCCGACGATCATCGGGCACCGCGGAGCCAGCGGCTACCGCCCGGAGCACACGCTCGGCTCGTACCAGCTGGCGCTCGACCTCGGCGCGCACGTCATCGAGGCGGGCGACCTCGTGCCGACCAAGGACGGCCACCTCGTGTGCCGCCACGAACCCGAGATCGGCGGTACGACGGACGTCTCCGCGCACCCCGAGTTCGCCGGCCGCAAGGTCACCAAGCTCCTCGACGGGGTCTCCACGACCGGCTGGTTCACCGAGGACTTCACGCTCGCCGAGCTGAAGACCCTCCGCGCCAAGGAGCGCATCCCGGCCAACCGCCCGCACAACACGCTCTACGACGGCCGCTGGGAGATCCCCACCTTCGAGGAGGTGCTGCGCTGGCGGGACGAGCAGAGCAGGAAGCTCGGCCGGCAGGTCTGGATCTACCCCGAGCTCAAGCACCCCACCTACTTCCGCAAGCTGGGCCTCGGCCTGGAGGAGCGGGTCGCCAAGGTGCTGCGCAGGCACGGCCTGGACAAGAAGAACTCGCCGGTCATCCTCCAGTCCTTCGAGCCGACCAGCGTGCAGCGCCTGAACAAGCTGGTGGACAACGCGCTCGTGGTGCTGCTGTCCGCCGCGAACACCCGCCCCTGGGACTTCGTGGAGACGGGCGACCCGCGTACGGTCGCCGACCTGGTCAAGCCCGCGGGCCTGAAGCAGATCGCCTCCTACGCGCAGGGCATCGGGCCGACCCTCGACCTGATCATCCTCAAGGACGCGAGCGGCAACCTCACCACGCCGACCACCCTGGTCCGGGACGCGCACGCCGAGGGCCTGATCCTGCACCCGTACACGATGCGCAACGAGAACCCCTTCCTGCCCGCGAACTTCCGCAAGGGGACCGACGCGGACGCCTACGGTGACGTCTTCGGCGCCTTCGCCACGTACTTCGCCACCGGCATCGACGGGGTCTTCACCGACAACCCGGACACCGGCATCCTCGCCCGCGAGGACTTCCTCAAGAAGAACTGA
- a CDS encoding sigma-70 family RNA polymerase sigma factor, with protein MTHDMVATLRPLLVAEASAEAYASGTESSDLEQAVWVRLLERLGTDGPPADPAAWLRGAVRSEARRAVRTASIERPYASEPADDSRPGPEQLALSAARRRALHSAVRRLPGRCPRLMAALLSPKDLTYREIAGELGISQGSLGPDRSRCLSCLRRMLTSEVAAHEPRG; from the coding sequence ATGACCCACGACATGGTTGCCACACTGCGCCCCCTGCTCGTCGCCGAGGCCTCGGCCGAGGCATATGCCTCCGGAACCGAGTCCAGCGACCTGGAACAGGCCGTCTGGGTGCGCCTCCTGGAGCGCCTCGGCACGGACGGCCCGCCCGCCGATCCGGCCGCCTGGCTGCGCGGCGCCGTCCGCTCCGAGGCACGGCGCGCCGTGCGCACCGCGAGCATCGAACGGCCGTACGCGTCCGAGCCCGCCGACGACAGCCGGCCGGGCCCGGAGCAGCTCGCCCTCAGCGCCGCCCGGCGCCGCGCCCTGCACTCCGCCGTGCGGCGGCTGCCGGGTCGCTGCCCGCGTCTCATGGCCGCTCTGCTGTCCCCGAAGGACCTCACTTATCGGGAGATCGCGGGGGAGTTGGGTATCTCACAGGGGAGTCTCGGTCCGGATCGTTCCAGATGCCTGAGTTGTCTGCGCCGAATGCTCACATCGGAGGTTGCGGCGCATGAACCGCGGGGATAG
- a CDS encoding GNAT family N-acetyltransferase, giving the protein MGMSVTISAATEQDAEQILKLQFLCYQSEAELYGDYSIEPLTQPLDSLKAELTDGTVLVARLGDEVVASVRGSVGVDGTARIDKLIVHPRMQRHGLGGRLLDAIESRLASDAGAKSFQLFTGHRSDRNLRLYRKHGYEPVSTERVDERLSLVTLAKDASASAFVASA; this is encoded by the coding sequence ATGGGCATGAGCGTGACCATCTCGGCGGCGACCGAACAGGACGCCGAACAGATCCTCAAACTGCAGTTCCTCTGCTACCAGAGCGAGGCCGAGCTGTACGGCGACTACAGCATCGAGCCCCTCACCCAGCCGCTCGACTCCCTCAAGGCGGAGCTCACGGACGGCACGGTCCTGGTGGCCCGGCTCGGCGACGAGGTGGTGGCCTCGGTGCGTGGCTCCGTGGGCGTGGATGGCACGGCCCGGATCGACAAGCTGATCGTGCATCCCCGGATGCAGCGGCATGGGCTGGGCGGGCGGTTGCTCGACGCGATCGAGTCCAGGCTCGCGTCCGACGCCGGGGCCAAGAGTTTCCAGCTCTTCACCGGACACCGCAGTGACCGCAATCTGCGGTTGTACCGGAAGCACGGGTACGAGCCCGTGTCGACCGAGCGGGTCGATGAGCGGCTCAGTCTGGTGACACTGGCGAAGGACGCGTCCGCCAGTGCCTTCGTGGCCAGCGCGTAG
- a CDS encoding HAD family hydrolase encodes MKIQADALLFDNDGTLVLSLESVYRCWSRWAAEYGITPEEFARVELHGRPAAEIAADLLPAARVPEAVVRIEQLEVEDVAGGVRLLPGTKALLDSLPADRWAVVTSATRRLGEARLAEVGIRPKNLIAADDITRGKPDPEPFLLAARRLGVDPARCVVFEDAPAGLQSGRAAGMTTVALTTTHRAAELTADIVVADLSAVSALVTDAGVELSVRD; translated from the coding sequence ATGAAGATCCAAGCCGATGCCCTGCTGTTCGACAACGACGGAACACTCGTCTTGTCCCTTGAGTCGGTGTACCGATGCTGGAGCAGGTGGGCCGCGGAGTACGGGATCACCCCGGAGGAGTTCGCCCGGGTCGAACTGCACGGCCGCCCGGCCGCCGAGATAGCCGCCGACCTGCTGCCGGCCGCCAGGGTCCCGGAGGCCGTCGTGCGCATCGAGCAGCTGGAGGTGGAGGACGTCGCGGGCGGCGTGCGGCTGCTGCCCGGGACGAAGGCGCTCCTCGACTCGCTGCCGGCCGACCGCTGGGCCGTCGTCACCTCCGCCACCCGGCGGCTGGGTGAGGCCCGCCTCGCCGAGGTCGGCATCCGCCCCAAGAACCTGATCGCCGCCGATGACATCACGCGCGGCAAGCCCGACCCCGAGCCGTTCCTGCTCGCCGCCCGGCGGCTCGGCGTGGACCCGGCCCGCTGTGTCGTCTTCGAGGACGCGCCGGCGGGTCTTCAGTCCGGCCGCGCGGCCGGCATGACCACCGTGGCATTGACCACAACCCACCGGGCCGCCGAGCTGACCGCGGACATCGTGGTCGCGGACCTCTCGGCCGTGTCCGCACTGGTCACCGACGCCGGGGTGGAGCTCTCCGTCAGGGACTGA
- a CDS encoding methionine ABC transporter ATP-binding protein, with the protein MHPCPAHTHALHSTVTETPVITTTGLTKVYRSRGREITALDGVDLHVREGEVYGVIGQSGAGKSSLIRCVNLLERPTAGTVTVAGQDLTALAGRGPRAGKELRQARSRIGMVFQHFNLLSTRTVQDNVELPLEILGKSGRERSRKALELLDLVGLTDKAKAYPAQLSGGQKQRVGIARALAGDPKVLLSDEATSALDPETTRSILHLLRDLNRQLGLTVLLITHEMDVVKTVCDSAALMENGQIVESGTVTELLATPGSELAAALFPVSGEASGDDRTVLDVTFHGDAATRPVISQLSRTYNIDISILGAAMDTVAGRQVGRMRIELPGRYEDNVVPIGFLREQGLQIDIQGHAPALVKEGAK; encoded by the coding sequence ATGCACCCGTGCCCGGCGCACACCCACGCCCTGCACTCGACAGTGACGGAAACCCCAGTGATCACGACAACAGGCCTGACCAAGGTCTACCGCTCCCGCGGCCGTGAGATCACCGCCCTGGACGGCGTCGATCTGCATGTCCGCGAAGGCGAGGTGTACGGCGTCATCGGACAGTCCGGCGCCGGCAAGTCCTCCCTCATCCGCTGCGTCAACCTGCTGGAGCGCCCCACCGCCGGCACCGTGACCGTCGCCGGACAGGACCTCACGGCTCTCGCCGGGCGCGGCCCGCGCGCCGGCAAGGAGCTGCGGCAGGCGCGCAGCCGTATCGGCATGGTCTTCCAGCACTTCAACCTGCTGTCGACGCGGACCGTCCAGGACAACGTCGAGCTGCCGCTGGAGATCCTCGGCAAGTCGGGCAGGGAGCGTTCCCGCAAGGCGCTGGAACTGCTCGACCTGGTCGGCCTCACCGACAAGGCCAAGGCCTACCCGGCCCAGCTCTCCGGCGGACAGAAGCAGCGCGTCGGCATCGCCCGCGCCCTCGCGGGGGACCCGAAGGTGCTCCTCTCGGACGAGGCGACCAGCGCCCTGGACCCCGAGACGACCCGCTCGATCCTCCACCTGCTGCGCGACCTGAACCGCCAGCTGGGTCTGACCGTCCTGCTCATCACGCACGAGATGGACGTAGTCAAGACCGTCTGCGACTCGGCGGCGCTCATGGAGAACGGACAGATCGTCGAGTCCGGCACCGTCACCGAGCTGCTCGCCACCCCCGGCTCCGAGCTGGCCGCCGCGCTCTTCCCGGTGAGCGGCGAGGCCTCGGGGGACGACCGCACGGTCCTCGACGTCACCTTCCACGGCGACGCCGCCACCCGGCCGGTCATCTCGCAGCTCTCGCGCACGTACAACATCGACATCTCCATCCTCGGCGCCGCGATGGACACCGTCGCGGGCCGGCAGGTCGGCCGTATGCGCATCGAACTGCCCGGGCGGTACGAGGACAACGTCGTGCCGATCGGCTTCCTGCGCGAGCAGGGCCTGCAGATCGACATCCAGGGTCACGCGCCCGCGCTGGTGAAGGAAGGTGCCAAGTGA
- a CDS encoding methionine ABC transporter permease codes for MTWSEMQPLLEQACWDTLYMVGWSTVIAVVGGLPLGILLVLTDRGGLLQNTVLNKVIGQVVNIARSMPFIILMVALMGFTRSITGTTIGREAAIVPLAIGAIPFFARLVETAVREVDGGLVEAVQSMGGNTWTVVRKVLVPESLPSLISSTTTTIVALIGYSAMAGTVGAGGLGDIAIRYGYQRFETELMWITVGILAVVISLIQFAGDYAARGLHRRGGKSGAAPRLRLPRSRAAVNSGSQASTDTGSGTGPADADTSAQAPAADVGKVA; via the coding sequence GTGACCTGGTCCGAGATGCAGCCGCTGCTGGAGCAGGCGTGTTGGGACACCCTCTACATGGTCGGCTGGTCGACGGTCATCGCCGTCGTCGGCGGTCTGCCGCTGGGCATCCTGCTGGTCCTCACCGACCGGGGCGGCCTGCTGCAGAACACCGTGCTGAACAAGGTCATCGGGCAGGTCGTGAACATCGCCCGCTCGATGCCGTTCATCATTCTGATGGTCGCGCTGATGGGCTTCACCCGGTCGATCACCGGCACCACCATCGGCCGTGAGGCCGCCATCGTGCCGCTCGCGATCGGCGCCATCCCGTTCTTCGCGCGCCTGGTCGAGACGGCTGTCCGCGAAGTGGACGGCGGACTCGTCGAGGCCGTGCAGTCGATGGGCGGCAACACCTGGACCGTGGTCCGCAAGGTGCTCGTCCCCGAGTCGCTCCCGTCGCTGATCTCCAGCACCACGACGACGATCGTCGCGCTCATCGGCTACTCCGCGATGGCCGGCACCGTCGGCGCGGGCGGCCTCGGCGACATCGCCATCCGCTACGGCTACCAGCGCTTCGAGACCGAACTGATGTGGATCACCGTCGGCATTCTCGCCGTGGTCATCTCCCTCATCCAGTTCGCCGGCGACTACGCCGCGCGGGGGCTGCACCGGCGCGGCGGCAAGTCGGGGGCCGCGCCGCGGCTCAGGCTGCCGAGGAGCAGGGCCGCCGTGAACTCCGGTTCCCAGGCGTCGACCGACACCGGCTCCGGTACCGGCCCCGCTGACGCGGACACCTCCGCCCAAGCGCCCGCGGCCGACGTCGGCAAGGTCGCCTGA